One genomic window of Cygnus olor isolate bCygOlo1 chromosome 3, bCygOlo1.pri.v2, whole genome shotgun sequence includes the following:
- the DSTN gene encoding destrin isoform X2 has protein sequence MKVRKCSTPEEIKKRKKAVIFCLSPDKKCIIVEEGKEILVGDVGVTVTDPFKHFVQMLPEKDCRYALYDASFETKESKKEELMFFLWAPEQAPLKSKMIYASSKDAIKKKFQGIKHECQANGPEDLNRACIAEKLGGSLVVAFEGSPV, from the exons ATGAAAGTGCGGAAGTGCTCTACGCCTGAGGAAAtcaagaagaggaagaaggctGTCATCTTCTGCCTCAGTCCAGACAAAAAGTGCATTATCGTGGAAGAAGGCAAAGAGATTCTAGTGGGAGATGTCGGTGTGACAGTTACCGACCCTTTCAAGCATTTTGTGCAGATGCTTCCTGAGAAGGATTGCCGTTATGCCTTGTATGATGCAAGCTTCGAGACCAAGGAATCCAAAAAAGAAGAGCTGATGTTCTTCTTGTG GGCGCCAGAACAAGCACCTCTCAAAAGTAAGATGATCTACGCAAGCTCCAAGGATGCAATCAAAAAGAAGTTTCAAG GCATAAAGCATGAATGCCAAGCAAATGGGCCAGAGGACCTCAACCGAGCTTGTATTGCTGAGAAGCTAGGAGGCTCCCTAGTCGTAGCTTTTGAAGGAAGTCCCGTGTAG
- the DSTN gene encoding destrin isoform X1: protein MASGVQVADEVCRIFYDMKVRKCSTPEEIKKRKKAVIFCLSPDKKCIIVEEGKEILVGDVGVTVTDPFKHFVQMLPEKDCRYALYDASFETKESKKEELMFFLWAPEQAPLKSKMIYASSKDAIKKKFQGIKHECQANGPEDLNRACIAEKLGGSLVVAFEGSPV from the exons GCATCTGGAGTACAAGTTGCCGATGAGGTATGCCGTATCTTCTATGACATGAAAGTGCGGAAGTGCTCTACGCCTGAGGAAAtcaagaagaggaagaaggctGTCATCTTCTGCCTCAGTCCAGACAAAAAGTGCATTATCGTGGAAGAAGGCAAAGAGATTCTAGTGGGAGATGTCGGTGTGACAGTTACCGACCCTTTCAAGCATTTTGTGCAGATGCTTCCTGAGAAGGATTGCCGTTATGCCTTGTATGATGCAAGCTTCGAGACCAAGGAATCCAAAAAAGAAGAGCTGATGTTCTTCTTGTG GGCGCCAGAACAAGCACCTCTCAAAAGTAAGATGATCTACGCAAGCTCCAAGGATGCAATCAAAAAGAAGTTTCAAG GCATAAAGCATGAATGCCAAGCAAATGGGCCAGAGGACCTCAACCGAGCTTGTATTGCTGAGAAGCTAGGAGGCTCCCTAGTCGTAGCTTTTGAAGGAAGTCCCGTGTAG